The stretch of DNA CCGCCCACTGTTCCTGCACCGGAGACCTTTGACCCGACTACCCTCACGTCTCTTCCCCCCCTGGCCCGCCGCTACCTGGGCTGGGCCATTGCCCCGGCTACGCCCCTGGCCTCGGCGGTGCGGTTGCACATGCACGGCACCCTCAAGCTGGGTGACCAGTGGCACCGCTTTACCGGCGAAGAGGTAATCCGCTGGCAGCGGGGCATGATCTGGCGGGCCACCACCTGGATGCAGGGGCTGCCGATCGTCGGGAGCGATCGCCTGGTGGATGGCGAGGGCGCCATGCGCTGGAAACTGCTGGGGCTGCTGCCGGTGGTGCAGGCCAGGGGCGAGGATGTGGCGCGATCGGGGGCAGGCCGCATCCAGGGGGAAGCGGTGTGGCTACCCTCGGTACTCTGCGACCCAGCGATTCACTGGACAGCCCTGAATGATTTCCAGCTTCAGGCGGAGTTCACCGCCTTTGACGAACCCGCCCACCTCACCCTCACTCTGGACGAGCGGGGGGCCATTCAGCAGGTATCCCTGCGGCGCTGGGGTAACCCCGATGGGAAAGGCTACCGCTACGACACCTTTAGCGTGATTGCCGCAGCAACCGGCAGCTTCGACGGCTACACCATTCCTACCCAAATTCGAGCCGGGTGGTTTTTCGGCAGCGATTCCCCCCAGGGGACGCTTTGCGATCGCTTTGAGCCCGAGGGCGAATTTTTTCGCTGCACCATCGACCGTGCCTGCTACCGCTAACCAGCCTTCTCCCTAGCCGAGGCATTCCTATGGACCATACCCGCCTCCTCAAAGACTTGGTGCCCTACGGCGCCCTGGCCGCCTCCAGCCACAACACCCAGTGTTGGCAGTTTCGGGTGAATGACCAGAGCATCACCATCCTGCCCGACCTTTCGCGTCGCTGCCCGGTGGTTGATCCTGACGATCACCACCTCTACGTGTCCCTGGGCTGCGCAGCGGAGAATATCTTGCACGCTGCCAGAGCCAACGGTTTGGTGGGACAGGTGCAGTTTGATAGCGCTGGGGCAGGAGCCATACACCTGACCTTTGCCCCCTGCGAACCAGAGTCCACTCCATTGTTTGAGGCCATTCCCCACCGCCAGTGCAGCCGCACCGAGTACGACGGCCAGCCCCTCACCCCAGAGGAATTGCAGCTGCTGACGGCGGCGGGTACGGGGGAGGGAGTGAGGGTGGTGATGCTAAGCGGTTCGGCAGAGCTGAAGCTGGTAGAGGATTTCGTAGTGCTGGGCAACACCGCCCAGCTCAAAAACCCTGCCTTTGTGCAAGAGCTGACGGCCTGGATTCGCTTCAACAAAACGGAGGCCGAGCGCAGGGGGGATGGCCTGTACAGTGCC from Leptolyngbya sp. KIOST-1 encodes:
- a CDS encoding DUF6920 family protein, with translation MPQPLATKPVSLADLWEPPTVPAPETFDPTTLTSLPPLARRYLGWAIAPATPLASAVRLHMHGTLKLGDQWHRFTGEEVIRWQRGMIWRATTWMQGLPIVGSDRLVDGEGAMRWKLLGLLPVVQARGEDVARSGAGRIQGEAVWLPSVLCDPAIHWTALNDFQLQAEFTAFDEPAHLTLTLDERGAIQQVSLRRWGNPDGKGYRYDTFSVIAAATGSFDGYTIPTQIRAGWFFGSDSPQGTLCDRFEPEGEFFRCTIDRACYR
- a CDS encoding Acg family FMN-binding oxidoreductase — translated: MDHTRLLKDLVPYGALAASSHNTQCWQFRVNDQSITILPDLSRRCPVVDPDDHHLYVSLGCAAENILHAARANGLVGQVQFDSAGAGAIHLTFAPCEPESTPLFEAIPHRQCSRTEYDGQPLTPEELQLLTAAGTGEGVRVVMLSGSAELKLVEDFVVLGNTAQLKNPAFVQELTAWIRFNKTEAERRGDGLYSAASGNPSLPRWLGQLVLPLVLQPRSENDKCVRQLRSSAGVAVFVSAPSDPAHWVEVGRAYERFALQATALGVRNAFLNQPVEEAALRPEFAKALGLGAERPDLVVRFGRGPAMPRSPRRPLEAVLV